The genomic stretch GAGGAGGGGGGGAAGGGGATGGTGGAGGTGGAGATTTGTACACATATGGAGGAGGAGGTGAAGGAGAAGGAGGAGGAGGGGACTTATAATAGTATGGTGGTGGAGGAGAAGGGGATGGTGGAGGCGGGGACTTATAAACATATGGAGGAGGTGGTGAAGGTGATGGAGGCGGTGGTGACTTGTAGACATATGGAGGAGGTGGTGAAGGGGAAGGCGGTGGTGGTGACTTATAGATATATGGAGGTGGTGGTGAAGGAGATGGTGGAGGAGGAGACTTATATATGTATGGAGGTGGTGGGGAAGGTGATGGCGGGGGTGGGGACTTATAGACGTATGGAGGAGGAGGTGAAGGTGAAGGAGGAGGAGGAGACTTATAAACATACGGAGGTGGTGGGGATGGAGATGGTGGAGGTGGTGACTTGTAGACAAATGGCGGTGGAGGAGAGGGAGATGGAGGCGGTGGAGACTTGTACAcatatggtggtggtggtgaaGGAGATGGTGGAGGAGGAGACTTATAAACATAAGGAGGAGGTGGGGATGGATATGATGGGGGTGGAGACTTATAAATATATGGAGGAGGTGGTGATGGGGATGGTGGGGGTGGCGACTTGTAGACATATGGTGGCGGAGGTGAAGGGGAAGGAGGTGGTGGTGACTTATAGACATATGGTGGAGGTGGCGAGGGAGATGGTGGAGGAGGTGACTTGTAGATATATGGAGGTGGTGGTGATGGGGAGGGTGGTGGTGGACTCTTGTAAACATATGGCGGAGGAGGTGAAGGAGATGGAGGAGGTGGTGACTTGTAAATATATGGAGGAGGAGGTGAGGGAGATGGAGGTGGTGGAGACTTATAAACATATGGTGGGGGTGGTGAAGGAGATGGTGGAGGAGGAGACTTGTAAACATATGGAGGCGGTGGTGATGGAGAGGGTGGTGGTGGACTCTTATAGATATATGGTGGGGGAGGTGAAGGAGATGGAGGAGGTGGTGACTTGTAGATATATGGAGGTGGAGGTGAAGGGGATGGAGGTGGTGGTGAGTTGTAAACATATGGTGGAGGAGGAGAGGGAGATGGAGGTGGAGGAGACTTGTAGAAATAAGGTGGTGGTGGTGATGGAGATGGTGGAGGTGGAGATTTGTAGTAATATGGAGGAAATTTGTCGACATAAGGAGATGATGGGGGTGGAGACTTGTAGTAATATGGTGGTTGTCGTCCTTGATTTGGAGGTGTTGGATAGTAAGGCTTATCATCATCCGCAACAACAGTGCTAGCAATTAAGCATAACGCAATTGCATAGAAGAGTTGAGGCCAATGCCTCAACCCAAGTGAGCTTCCCATATTCTGTAAGTTTATGTATTTTTGTAATCAATTTTTTGGAAGAATGTTTGCTAGTTACTGTGATTGTTTAAGTTTGTATTGTAACTCTTTATTTATAGTGTTTGCCCAATCATAGATTATAGGATTTCTGAATATTTCAAATACATGGCTTAATGATTTAAGTTATATTATTATTTCAACTTTCAAGGATGGTGTACATCCTATAGTACCAGCATTTTgtattttaaaatataataatgTATTGTGGTTTTCAACTATATGAGTTTATGTTTTTCCAGAACACGGACATGAACATAGTCAATGAAGAGAGTAGGTGATAATGGGAATGTAATGTTGAATGAGTTATTTTTTATTAAAACGCGTCAAAGGAGGCTTAGTTCTGATTGTAGAGAGAGGAAATGGCAAGCACGTTTGAAAATCTGAATGTGAAAACAGTTTATAAAGTTAAATTAATTCCAAATTGCCAGAGTTTTCTAATGTCTTATATTGTGATCAATTAATACATATTTCTGGATTATAAAAATGAAAATCCTCTTTATTGTTATCGTTTCTACGTCAATATTCTTGATGAATTAATAAACTAACTCAGCCTAATTACTTGTCAATATGGTACTCTATATAGTTACTTAAAATGCATTTGACTTAGTGTATAAAAGTTACTGTGTCATATTTTCATAATTCTTGTAATCACTATCATGTAAACTTTTAGCCACCTTTTTGCATTAATCTCATTCAAGTACAGAGACTTTATATAGTACTTACAAATTCATGGTCCCTATACTACTTATGGTATGCCACCTTACACAATATAAAAAAAGTTAGTTAATCACCTTTGGTTCTTTCTTCCAAAGAGCCTTATTAATAAAAACGAAATCTCTCTTTATTGTTATAATTTCTTCGCCAATATTCTTGATGAATTAATAAACTAATTCAACTTATTTACTTGTCAATATGGTATAACTACTTGCCAATGTGGTATAAGTTACTTAAAATGCATTTGACTCGGGATATATAAGAAATGTATTATTTTCATAGTTCTTGTGATCATTGTCATTGTATTTAGGCCCTTGCTTAAAACAACTATAAATCTTTGATCAGTTCCAcggtggaaatgtttgagataTTGAAATTCTCGGGTTGCTTTTCTCACCTTTAGTGGTGACGAGATACCATATTAAAATTTAGAATTGTTCTACACAAATCTAAAAAGAATATTTCGGTTCAAACCTCATAGACATCATATCTCTTCGTAAATGAGTCACACCCATTTTATCATAAATTAGTACGGAAATGCAtccactacgccaaataagggaaaagagggcgcttattttggcctataacagcgcttttaagcgccctctaaagtggcaCTGGCATAGGTAAAaacagcgctttgttttcctggagaaagcgttatctaaagtggccctttaagggccacattatagtgcgctttcagaaaaaagcgtcctctggagtggtccataaagggacaccttagagggcgctttctggaaaaagcgccctctaaagttgtcaatgtaaagtgtttagagggcgctttctggacaaagcgccctctaaagttgtcaatgtaaagtgtttagagggcgcttcctacagaaagcgccctctaaagtgttagttattttaaaaaaatttgtttgaaaaacagtggatatttaattggtaacctgttcgcatgctgcaaaagtgtaaaattcatattgatttcatcctttaatccaatgttatacaccattaatccattgatatatacaacatgaatccatttatatacaacattaatcctccatatatacaacattaatatatgattcgttgatcaacaatatacaacaacatattcatgatttagtaaaagtacaacaacaatatacaacatatatacaacaacagcatacaacaacaacattccatacatatatgtacaacaatatacaacctagctatatgattctttgatcaacaatgaattgacacaattcatccttcatttcatccaaatgagctcttgagtaagatttgtattcctcaaagtactacaattaagagaataaaacatattcatgatttagtaacaaattagatgaaatatccgataatattaaaataaaccctaagttattattccataccatttttgggatgtctatacgattcaacgcaatgatatctctcataaatctcaatacaaaaaatccgcaatcgaccgaattgttttgctgaggacactacacagaaaaacaaacaatatatatatagttaatttcttacaaacactattataagcaaaaaaacaaacactattataagcaaaaataagatacttaatatatacctgaactctgacccaggtaatgtccttcctattacggtaattctttttcgatctaaattttagtattgccctaacaaaataaaaacgtatattgagatcaatctgacagacataattaaatatacaaatacacacgaatatttaggggaatttcacttacgcgtcaaccgtcttcttcatactcggatatttactccaatcacccgataacgaatcgagataatacaccattagtctcgaaagatccatagcaaccaacacctagtgaccactgtaaaataaaacaaaaatttagatgcatgaaaattttctacgtaaaagatatacatagattagaatgaaattattagaaagaaaattTAACCCGTTcccagaattaaacggtaaaaaatacaaactgggtgtagtattatcgtcggccgccatgaatctatcgactagttcattctttacggatgttggatttttcgttataaacgttgtgttgatacgggaagcagcaataaaattgaatcagttacacaattcagttccccgcatcaatgttacatacatataccttaaatagaaacataataaacattagactactcattgaaatgtgtaaataaattgttcaactaagtaaataatagattgatcggagtaccatatgtatgtatgaatgacagcgatgcccaattcttcgtgttcaaaaagttgttgcatgtcctcctttgcaattatttcggaatgagcaattccgaaaacaccttcatcaaaatctacactacggatcgtgccgtgcataatatcggactcttccaccattttctcaagacgcatcataatttgagattttgtcccggacgtcgttggaatatcgttatcagcttttttcaactttcgaccgggaacctaaaaattcatataaattaaatcatgactttttgtgatgcaacagaatcgttgcgtatataattcaatgggtatatatatttgtacctctttttgagatgcaaccgactcgatgcgtcttgaaatccctttaccagctttatgtgtgggtcttgtaggagtctaacattaccatgtaataaggattgattaaatatcataattgtagctgaattgaaatgtgaatactaaatattcataatcatttagaacatatatacctcggcatctgggaaaattagatctgacggccatccaacaaaggatccgactgcatctcgcatcaacgttgtctctgaaacaacgttaggtaatggtagaagcgcgtcggtatctaatacaaggtcaaccgaaactttcatatatcccaccgggaggggattatggtgaagtaattcacccgaagtgttgtgcacttttcccttgccaactatgcgataagttggtgacgatagatacagctgacaaggtgtaatgccctaaaccaataataaatgttattgttaacgtgtatatgtgtcaagtaaaaaggtgctattttaatttcataataacatatataattacctcgggaaatttcggttgacaattgatactagctcggtcactagtatcttttgcctcggaaccgcacctttcctctctataccttgcattctccttttgcagttcgagtacttgtgcccttaactccgccaaggtctccatcacctctttgttggtaggattttttgtttttggttttttataaaatgacgacggagtcacaccaaaacccttacccctcacacgaccggaatactcaggaacatttagtactcgactaagtacgctcctgcaatcctggacctcggttgaaggtaaggtttgggataaagtctcctgaaatattattagaggagattaaaaatgaattatatgtctaacaaaattttcgatataattaaagaaataatgttacatatacttacacattcgtcataaacattttgaaccgcttcaacgacagccccatccttcccaacccgagcagccttccacaatacgtgctccggaagagatgttgcgtcacttttctcctcggctagctacaaattgaatcagattataagatcatcaattataacatattgtgacaatgtataagctcatagcatttgaatatactcataattttttgttgtaaccgtgcatatcccgtacgcccttttttgtacggatacgcgggttttgatgcccttttccgatttttgtcgcttacttcctggataaaaaattttaaggcatattagaaccaagtaacttaacaattgtataataccataattaatagacattacatggaatttttcgtttcttcgtttggcgacaaagttatcccattcttcggctgaaataatctccgcatacttcattggccgttctgcttcaacaaagtttccttcctcatccttgagaaatttgttggacaaaaaggatcgaaatcctcggagtctttttccggccaattgaatacaatatttttgccggctttcatcgatgtgaaaggatctctaaaaaacatacaaatggagtgtgttattataagtaatattataacaatatatggtcaacaaatagtcaacaaaaaaaacatataataatatatggtaagtacctgtatctcggaccatattttttctttgccaaccttcaattccggacttctccaattatcacatgtaatcggaatatgttgtcgaacaagggaaccaatgtaacttgccaacattgaaccgttaggctcaattagttggtcttcagcactccaatgtacttcgaatttttcacccttgtctcttgcacgaatgattgacttcataacagtcaatcctcgtttgatttctttttcaacattgttacgtgatccactcgtgtcatgggtatcgtcttggttagccattttatctgtaatatagaaatgattcaataagacccaagtaagacaatgaccatattcgtgaagctacacaaaaaacacattcatataccttccatttctctcatgttacaacaatctaaactctctctttttttcatcattattgaatacaaactcacacacacctactgcatacaaaagaccaatgcaaacttatggtgtttggaacatgaacaaacttgcatccataatcatcaaacttccaagcataagctcaaacacactccaaatgacatcagttttcaatcagaaataaaaaaccttacaacaaggtgctcatgaacaccatatagtgttcgtttgccctaaacaacattaatcaacataatgcacaaaatgtaaaactcagtttagaaactgccctaatcaaacacctgaagaaagtgaacggtaacgatggagaagagaaataccttcaaggtgacggtaacgatggagaagaaagtga from Lathyrus oleraceus cultivar Zhongwan6 chromosome 7, CAAS_Psat_ZW6_1.0, whole genome shotgun sequence encodes the following:
- the LOC127106833 gene encoding extensin-2 isoform X5 — translated: MGSSLGLRHWPQLFYAIALCLIASTVVADDDKPYYPTPPNQGRQPPYYYKSPPPSSPYVDKFPPYYYKSPPPPSPSPPPPYFYKSPPPPSPSPPPPYVYNSPPPPSPSPPPPYIYKSPPPPSPSPPPPYIYKSPPPPSPSPPPPYIYKSPPPPSPSPPPPYVYKSPPPPSPSPPPPYVYKSPPPPSPSPPPPYIYKSPPPSYPSPPPPYVYKSPPPPSPSPPPPYVYKSPPPPSPSPPPPFVYKSPPPPSPSPPPPYVYKSPPPPSPSPPPPYVYKSPPPPSPSPPPPYIYKSPPPPSPSPPPPYIYKSPPPPSPSPPPPYVYKSPPPPSPSPPPPYVYKSPPPPSPSPPPPYYYKSPPPPSPSPPPPYVYKSPPPPSPSPPPPYVYKSPPPPSPSPPPPYFYKSPPPPSPSPPPPYYYKSPPPPSPSPPPPYVYKSPPPPSPSPPPPYYYNSPPPPSPSPPPYHPYLYNSPPPPIY